The Mus caroli chromosome 15, CAROLI_EIJ_v1.1, whole genome shotgun sequence DNA segment GGTCATTGACTTCTTTAGGTCAAGTTTGATCTCTGCCTGCAGgttatctaatttcttctttttcttctttgtgcatgatGCACAACTACTTAATGAACCTTGACCAACAAAATCCATGCAATGCAAAGGAAAAGGCCAGGCCAGAAGTTTCTTGGTTTCTCCTAGCAAacaacatttcttctttttttatttttgtttatttatttatttatttggttggttggttggttttgttcttttgagacagggtttctctgtgtaaccctggctgttctggaagttgctccgtagaccaggctggcttccaactcagagacCCCCCTGCCTTGGTCTCtaaagaactgggattaaagttgtgtgccaccactactccTCTCAAATGATAACCTTTCAATGAAAGTGACATACTTGAGAGACAAAAGAAGACCTGTTGGAGTTCTTTAGGCAGGAGAAAATTTACAGTGTGTAGAAATTTGAATCAATATAAAGGGAGAAAGGTGATACATTttgatgaaatataaaaatatttttactttttagtctCTTGAAAagatattaactttttaaaagagaaactagctgagtgtggtggtacatgcctgtaatcccagcacttgagagacagaagcaggtggatctctgtgagtctgaggctagcctggtctatagagtgagttctaggacaaccagggctatccATATATTGAGACTTAGTTGGAGTTTTATGGCACATAAATGAAATGTGTATGATAACAAAGGTGCAAAAGTTATAGGAGCCATTGAAAGCATACTGACTCGGGGTTCTTGCACGGTGGGGATGAGAACGAGAGCTacagtgtgttcatatacataaaataaataaatcataaatatataatatatattaaaaaggcaaaaaaaaggGCCTGGCCTGAATCACAAAACCCTCTTTAAACATAAACATGacaaatggaagaaggaagatgcagCACAAGAGCAATCCGTATTAATATGTACTGAAGAGGCTTTGTTAATATCAGGCTAATAAATGCCAGCACAATGACTATTGTCaagattgccttttttttttaatctgtaaatcTAGTTTTACAAACTagctttatattttatcttttgtatttAGGGGTTTTGTCTGCACGTCTGTGTGTGTACCGCGTGTGTGTGGCCAGTGCTCaagtcacagaggtcagaagaggccatgAGATCCAGAACAACTCTGGAACTGGTGATGTTCTTTCCGAGGACCCAGGCTTGCTTCCCGCCACTCACGGTGGCTCACACCCACTGGCTCCAGTTCTGAGggctctgatgccttcttctgacccctGAGCACACCAGGGACACACATGGTACACGTACATGAAGGaacaacattcatacacataaaactaactaaataaaaaaataactaaatcaaCTAATTGTATGTGCACCACTCCAGAACATACAAGGCTAAGCACACAAAATTAGTAGAGTAAGATACTTGCCATATAAGTAAAGAAAGCGGCTCAGACATAGGATGTTTTACAAATAATGTACACATTTGTTAAAAACTAGACTGAATAGGTATATCTACAGAACACAGTTGTTTTGGTTACCTGTGGAATAGTTATAAACAGCTTGCTTTTACTCAGGTGTTAACAAGTTTTAAAAGGCTAAGATTGCACAAGAAGTATCCCTCAGTTGTAGTGGAGTTAAGCTCTTCGTCAgtaacagaaagacaaacataaaattCTTATGCTTGTAAATTAAGAAACATTTAATAACTACtcaatatttaatatgtatggcTATGTTACAAGTCTTGTTCTGAGAAACTGGAATTCCATAGAAAGCAAGTCAATAACTAAGTCTGACGAGACAGAGTGTTGGAGAATGTGCAGGTAactggctagtttcatgtcatcagagaagaaggaacctcaattaagaaaaatgcctccataagacccagctgtagctggagagatggctcaggggttaagagcactggctgctcttccagaggtcttgagttcaatttacatggtggctcacagccatctgtaatggaatctgatgccctcttccggtgtgtctgaagacagtgacagtgtactcaacatacataaaataaataaaacttaaaacaaaacccagctgtaggcaagcctgtagggcattttcttaattagtgattcatgGGGAGGTAGAGGGTAAggaggagggcccagtccattatgGATGGATGGTACCATCCCTTGGCTAGTTAGTGGTCCTGAATTCTGTAAAAATCGAGGCTGAGAAAActatgaggaacaagccagtaagcagtacccctccccggcctctgcatcagctcttgcctctaagtccctgccctgtttgagatcCTGTCATTCGCATCCTTTGATGAGTAAAAGGGATATGGGGGTGTCAGCTGGGTCAGCgctttcctccctgagttgctttggtcatagtgagTCAACgaaggaaccctaactaagagggCGGGCTGCGAGAACTTTCACTCTATTGGTTCATCGTCAGAACGTTTACTACTGGAGAGCTGAAGACTGTGATTCAGCAAATCCAGCCATGCATAAAGTTTAGAGGAATAAATCTGTGTTATAAACACCAGGAGACACACACCAGGATAACTCACAGCGGGACTGTCAGTGACAGCCAGACCCGATCAGCAGGAGCACTCCCTAACAGGAGAGTGTGGATAAAATACAAGGTGGGAGAGTGGGAGAAGTCCTTTCTCTCAccgcccctgccctgcccccatccGGCCCCACCCTGAAGCCCCACCAAGAGCATGTTGTCTGGTTATCTGATCCCAAATGGTCAGCACTGAAAATATACAGATGAGTAACAGTATACAGACTGAGCTGGtcgtgcttacacacacacacacacacacacacacacacacacacacacacacacacctatttgaaaaaaaaagggagggctGGGAACTTGAAAGAGAGTAAAGGAGACGTATGGTATGGGAGgctttggaaggaggaaagggaagggggaaaggatgTGATTACAATctcagaaatacaaaaaaaaaaaatttaaaaaaacacaatacGGTGAACTTGTGTAATAGAACACAGCAGGACAACGAGGCACACAAACCACGGGCCCTGGTGACACTGGTGATGAAAGCCAGATTTAAAAACGACCACGATTCCCTTCCTGCTGAATGGAAAAGAGTCAAGGCAGAAAGCAGCAAAGGGTCAAGGCCGAGGGAGGTCTTCAGAACTGGTTAAGAGGCCcagtgtatgtttttttttttttgtatgacttTTGTTATTAGTGAAAggagaggaatgtgtgtgtgtgtgtggggggagctgTGTGgcgaggaggggtggggggaagcggTGGTGGTGAGAAAGGAACAGAGCCAGGCAAGAAATGAGGCACTGTTTGTGGACCTTGGAGGGAGAGAAGTGTGGAGGAGCAGTTGAGTCTGCGACTCACTCCCTGTGCCTAGAACATACAATAGCTTCGGGTCTGGGTTTATGCTTACCCGGCAGGTAGCCAGGTTGTGCTCATATCACAGAGCTGAGCTCAGAGGTAAGCTTGTGTTTGATGGTTTCTTTCCTAGCAGAACTCAGACACAAATCCGTTTCTTGGCTTTCAGGGCCCCCTTGAGGGAGGATTTTTACTCCTTCCTTCCAACCCTAAGTCAACTTTAAAATCTCGAGTACAATCTAGGTGTGATGGAacgcagcactcgggaggcagaggcaggcagatctctgagagtttgaggccagcctggtctgcagagtgagtttcaggacagccagtccTATTTAGAGAAAGTCTGCCTCAGAGCaaacaaagaaattaacaaacaaacCCTGCCTGATGGCTGGAATCTctgcagaggaagagagactaAAGCTAGCTTGCTTCAGAGTTCAAAATTCATGAAGAAGGTTTTCTCTGTTATTTCCTGTCTTCCTTATCTGGGGTCTCAGATTTATATAGCTGTAGGTTTCGTTATCTCTACCTTCCATCTCCATTTCTTGGAACATTTCTCCACAACCTTTTTCTATGAAAGAGAATGTCCCCTGAACACTAACACCACCACACATATGGAAGGGGGAGGCATGATGTCCCACAGATCTTATTGAAACGCAAGCCTTAGAAATTCTAATGTTGATTATGTGAAACTGTGAACACTTTTTTTGCCCTACCGCACCAAGAAGTGTCATGGCTAATTGCCTGCTCTGCCTCTGGTtaaagggcggggggggggggtggtggtggtgttgatttTAACGATCCAAGCACCTGCAGGTGGGCTTGCAATCATGGTGGATAGGCTGGATGAGCCCTTGGGATGACCCTCTGAGGAGAATCTGGTCCCAGTTTAATTCACTTGATCCAGACAGTCAGCAGCAAATTTCATTTAAagtttgcctctgcttctcagagaCCTGGCCACGTCTGTGGAGCGCAAGAGGCTTTATTGAGATTGGCCACCTTGGGCTATTTCAGAACTAACCTCAGTCCCCGGAAAGTTGTTTTTCTAACCCATGTTTGGTGCTTAATTAGATCCAGTGCTGCAGTCCTGGGGAGACGCAGCTTTTTATATCCTCTGTCATCTATTGGGTCATCGTGGAGAGctcttgtttggttttattttagaaCAGTCAGGGAGAGATGTGAGCAAGGGACATAAAGGCCTGTTTTtatcacacaaacaaaaaaacccacataactaactaactaactaactagctaactaactaactaactaattaactagGACATTTCACTATTAGGCCTAGTATAGTGCACATTTGcaacccaggagactgaggcaagaagatcaagagttcaagaccatcctgaggtacataatgagacctgtgtgtgtgtgtgtgtgtgtgttttaaatgctCAGGAACACAAAGATGTCCTTAGAATCTGACAATTGAGAAGGGAAGGTTTTGGTGCACACACCATGTCACACAGGTACGAGTATAATTCCTTTCCAATCAGGCTGAAACTGTGAGAAGTAATTTGTTAACAACAGTTGCCCCCAAAGAAACAGATTATTATTCTTCTGTGTGATTACCCGGAGGAAAGAACACACCCACCCCAGAAAATTCTTCCTCCTCAATGATACTAATTTTTTATTAACCATAGTTGAGTCTTCAGCCGCAGCCAACCAGCAAGGATTATCCTAGTAAAGCAAAGGGTTCACTTGCACAGATCAATAACTAACCCCAAACATCGCACAAGCATCCCGGACAGTCTCTGCTTCCCCCCTGGAACTTCTTCACAAGCCATGCCTCTGCCAACTGCAGTCTCTTAGCAGCAACTTCCAATTTCCCACAGAACAGCTCACCAAACTTTAAGCACTCAATAAATTTTGCAGCCCAAAGTTTCAAGTGCTTCTTCCGTCCTCTCCGAAAAGCTCGGTCAGGACCATCACAGTGCTCCCTTGGTCGCAAATGCTTCTTCCGTCCTCTCCGAAAAGCTCGGTCAGGACCATCACAGTGCTCCCTTGGTCGCAGGGCTCACTTGTCCCACAGTACCCCACACCTGgcaataatttctctcctagttGCTTTCTTCATTGCTGTGCTAAAATATTGACCAAAGCCAACCTGGggcggagtgggggtggggttatttggcttataggTCACACTCCATCATTGCAGGGAGCTCAGGACAGGGACTTGGGGACTGAAGTGGGGCTGTGAAGGAGGGCTGCTTGCTGGCTGTCTTCCATGTTCGGATTcagttccctttctttttcttttcttattttggttttccgagacagggtttctctgtgtagccctggctgtcctggaacccactctggagaccaggttggcctcgaactcagaaatccgcctgcctctgcctcccaagtgctaggattaaaggcgtgcgccaccaccgcccggcatggGTCCCTTTCTTTTACAACCCAGAATCACCTGCCAAGGGTAACACCACCCACCATCAGTGTGATGGTCTGTAtgtacttggcccagggagtggcactattaggaggtatggccttgttggagtgggtgtgtcactgtgggtgtgggcttaagacccccaccctagctgcctggaagtcagtattctccaagcagtcttcagatgaagatgtagaactctcaactcctcctgatccatgcctgcctggatgctgccatgttcctgccttgatgataatggactgaacctctgaacctgtaagccaaccccattTAACTGTTGTCCtgtgtaagagttgccttggtcatggtgactgttcacagcagtaaaaccctaactaacattGGGCTAAGCATCAATtagcaaccaagaaaatgtctAGGAGACATGTCCATATTCCAGTCTGGGGGCAACCATACCTTAACTGAGGTTCTGTCTTTCCAGGTGTCCGTaatttgtgtcaagctgacaaaaagaCCAATGGGTACAGTCTTATACTGAGAAAGGAACACAGCTTCGTAAGTTATATTTGGGAATTACTGCTTGGGGATTTTAGACTAACACGTAGCAGCTAGACTTTCAGTTGTTTAGTGTATTCTTCTACACCCGAGCCTGAAAGCATCTTTATCAGATTTATTGTACCAGCCGtataagacagagacagatggtgAAGACCAGGAAAACAGCAAGATCTACTCAGAATTGCAGTTTTCCTAAGAATGTGATACTTAGGACTGGGCACACATCATGGAGGCTACCTTTACAGTGTGAGGTCTCTTCTCCCTACAAGCTAATCAGAGTGAGATAAAAGGACATCACAGCTACAGTGACACCCAGAGACTAAGGCCGCACTATGACAAGATCTTCTGAATAGTTTAGTAGTGTGGCTGGGGTACTCATCCACAGAGTCTGGCATCCCAGTGACCCAAGCTTATAACCCAACCAGCTAATGAAGGCTACCTTCCCTGTATATACCACCCTTAAAATACAAAGACTACGTATTCTCCCATCTCTGATTTTCATGCAGAATTTATGAAATCCGTTTTTCTTAATCAAACATAACCAATGTCTCCTCCCTATATTttcaagccccacccccaagttcccaccccactccccaagtTCCCACCTACCCTCTCAAATGTCTGACCTGGAATTGGACTGGATCAGCCACACTCCTGGGCCTCTGCACCTGCTTCCCATGATCTTCAGTGCTTCTCCAAGAACTTCCCCTCCCTCTTGGCCCAGACCCCTTGTGCTCTCTGGGTGCTGCATGGTCAGAGCCTCTGAGCGACATGATATTCTGATGTTGAAAGCCCTGACACACAGTACCTGCAACAATAGTGGCCAAGGACCTTGTGTGATGGCATAACCCAGCTCCTACTGAGCAGGGCTCAGTCTGACGTAAGCCTATCTTGGCAGCAAACGTGGGAAGTATTTCACTGAGAACAGGATCGGTCTTCATGGGTAGAAGGCAGGGAGCACTCTGGAAGAGAACCATCAAGATAGAATTCTTCATGTGAGGTGCCacagaagagatggggaggaatgGCCCATGGCAGAAAGCCTGCAGAACATGCCAGTCCTTTCTTACTGTAGTAAGGTTCCCATGGGAGGGACGACAGCAGGACTGGTCCTGCAAAGCTCTGAGAACCTTTGCTACAGTGTGATTAGATGTCATTCTGGGTAAGCTCAGCTGCATCTTGCCTCTGTTTCTAGTTCTCCTGtagtttgaaaacaaaacaaatagcagACATTTGCACATGAGTGCACGTGTGTTATGGTGAGCCCGTGAAAGTCAAAGAATAACTCTCTGTGCCGAGGGATACCAAGAAAAAGTGTTCTACTCTTTCATGAGCCAGCTTAGGGATCATCTGAAGTTTATTGACCATGTATGGCAAGAATGGCAGAGGCAAGCGCAACAACAAATTTGTTGAAGGAGCAAGGAAACAAGATTAATCATTAGTTTTTAGAAAACAATactgcatggtgtgtgtgtgtgttcatctttgTTTTTGGGAAATCAAATTTCTCACATCTGTCCAATATATGTCTTAAGTTATTTATGTAAACATTCTGACCCTGGGCACTTTAAGataatttaatttgcttttattttaacagCAGCAGTAAGACAGGCATAGATGAATCTGTTCTTTGGTGCCTCAAGAATTTCCCTGGCTGGACATTCTTCATCACCAAGACATACAACCAGGGAAATTCAAAAACACTTGCAGTTACTGAACTACAGGTGACCAATGACACTCACCCACACTGAATTTTTTATATAGTTAGACAGCACTGTTcatttatttctccttcccagatTCTTCTAAACTCGGGGGTTTTTATCACTTGGCTTCCTTTTATCAAAGCGATGTTACCGTGTTACAGCCTATAAGATGACTACCTTCCCAGCCTACGTCATCTCTAAATATATTATAACCaaattttcttcctcctctcctgctctACCCTCTAAGTAGGGGAAGGAGTTTTCACAAAGGACAGGGGTGGTTAGTGGGCATCTAAAGATGGGAACTAGGGGCACTGGCCCTAGTAATTCACTCAATTGCACGTCGGTGCAGTGTTAACTCAGATTTAGAAACACTACTATTCGGTCCATCAAGAAAACGATTCAGCTGAGGTCTCTCAATCATTAAGGGCTGAAAGGAAATTGTATTCAGGTCTTCTGAAGTCCACTATGTGTGGGCTGAGAATCCTGGGGAGGAGAATGGTACTTGGTGGCTCTTATTTAAGTAGCCATTCCACAAATACATCAAGCATCTGCTCTCTGCGTCTCGGACGCTATTTAAAGCGCTGGGGATTCCGTGATGGAGGGTGCAGGGGAGGGGGATCTGTTGTTATGGAGTTTTCATTCTCCGAATTTAAGTACTTAGCTTCATAATTTTCATAACCCCCCCACAACCTGGGTAGAAACAGCTGGGTCCCATAAGAGACTGTATCTCACCCTGAGCTttctggagggagggaaaattggTTTTTGCTGCAGAAGGGAGAAGCAGATCGGTCGCGCCTCCCTTCGCCTTCCTCTGCACCGCCAGGCCTGGTGCTGCCAGCTCGCCTGGGATTATTAACAATCGCTACCCAGTCCTGCGGGCCGCTGGAGGAAGGATCTGGCTCTCCCAAGGTCCTCCAAGGAAGGAATGCGGAGAGCAGGTGAAAAGCCCCCCCCCAGGCAGACGGTCTCTCtcaggcttgggggtgggggtcgtgCAGCAAACTGCTTTCTCATGCTGTCCTATTAAACATTGCAGCCACATGCTCTTTGCAGCTTCTCTGAGGCTACTGCAGCATCCCTGCCCCGCCCGTCAGCCCATACAACAGAGCTCCACTGCAGTTTCGGAaccctgttctctttcttcctcacttcctcGTTGCCATGGAGACACACGTCATTTACGTGCCGTGCGTCGCCTTGGAAACGGGGGAGCATCCGCGGTGCCGCCGGGAGACCCGCCCCTGCCTCTCCAGCCGCACTCGCAGGCACTGCTGGTGGATGGCTGGGGGAGTCCCGAGACTGACGCGCTGCGGGTCCCCGTCTCGACCCCGAGCCCTCTGCGAGCGCCTCTGTGACCTGTGAGCACTCTTTGTCGGTGATTGCCGGGAGGGCGGCGGGGACATAGGTACCACACTGGAGGCGAGCGGGCAAGCCACTTTTGCCCCCTGGGTAAGCCCCAAGATCCTGGTCCCGGGACCCTAGACGGGTCTTCGTTCCATCGACTCTTCTCAATCCTCCTTGATCCTGTCCGTGTCCTCTGCCTGGGGCCGCTCTCTTCACGTAGGCTCCCCGCCCCTCTAGGGAGCCTAGGTGTCCCTGGGCTCCACCCCGTCCCTCCCGGGACCTCTCCCCCTccacacccttcccccaccctggaggCCCGGCTGGACACGACCCAGAGCTGCTACCGCCCGCTTCTGCCACTCAATGGAGGACAGTCTGCTGGAGATCATGACCAAGGACGGCGGCGACATGCCAGCGCCTCTGGAGGTGTCCACGGTGCCCGCCGTGGGGGACGTGATCTCTGGGGAGTATAACGGCGGTATGAAGGAACTGATGGAGCACCTGAAGGCCCAGCTGCAGGCCCTGTTTGAGGACGTGAGGGCCATGCGAGGGGCACTGGACGAGCAGGCCTCGCACATCCAGGTTCTGTCGGACGACGTGTGCGCCAACCAGCGGGCTATAGTCTCCATGTGCCAGATTATGACCACTGCGCCCCGCCAGGGAGGCTTGGGCGTGGCCGGCGGCAAGGGGAGCTTCCCAAGTGTTCCCTACGAACCAGAGACACCTTCGCCTGGGATCGGGGACAGCGGCTTGCTGGGTCGTGATCCTGATGAAGATGAGGacgaagaggagaaagagacaccTAACCCCGCCACACCCACCAGTCACTGCGAGCGCTCTGAGAGCCCTGGTCTCCTTGGGGAGGATGGGCCACTTGTGGAGCCCCCCGACCTTCCTGACATTACCCTGCTGCAGCTGGAGGGCGAGGCCTCTCTGTGAGGGAGACCCCACCAGGGAACCAACTACCCGCGCTGGCTTTGGGTTTCCAAGTTCTTAACCGGAGGGGACTGAACAGTGCGGTGCAGTGTTCTTCACTTCAAACGTGGTCCTTATAGGTCAGGGAGAGAGACTCCCTCACAGAAGGATTTGTAGGGTGAAGGACTTTGGAAGCATCGCGAATTCCACCCAAGCAGGCATCATAGCAAACTGCAGGAAGGTGAGGTTCCCAGAAAGGACGTGCCCATCTCTGGACACTCATCCACCCCTTTACCttgcccccttcccctcttcctagGAAACA contains these protein-coding regions:
- the Ccdc184 gene encoding coiled-coil domain-containing protein 184, whose protein sequence is MEDSLLEIMTKDGGDMPAPLEVSTVPAVGDVISGEYNGGMKELMEHLKAQLQALFEDVRAMRGALDEQASHIQVLSDDVCANQRAIVSMCQIMTTAPRQGGLGVAGGKGSFPSVPYEPETPSPGIGDSGLLGRDPDEDEDEEEKETPNPATPTSHCERSESPGLLGEDGPLVEPPDLPDITLLQLEGEASL